The following coding sequences lie in one Brevibacterium marinum genomic window:
- a CDS encoding CsbD family protein — protein MGFDDKFDNKAEEFSGKAKETVGDATGDDELKAEGSADQLKGKAKQVGEQVKDLGEDVKDKFKK, from the coding sequence ATGGGTTTTGACGACAAGTTCGACAACAAGGCTGAGGAATTCTCCGGTAAGGCCAAAGAGACCGTCGGCGATGCCACCGGCGACGACGAGCTCAAAGCAGAGGGCTCGGCGGATCAGCTCAAGGGCAAGGCCAAGCAGGTCGGCGAGCAGGTCAAGGACCTCGGCGAAGACGTCAAGGACAAGTTCAAGAAGTAA